The sequence below is a genomic window from Sneathiella marina.
TGGGTCGTCGTTTGGTATTCCTCTATGACAACTCGATACCGATTAATGGCGCCAATCGGATAATCCTGTGATTGATAATATCTACCAATCGCCATTTCTTTCCCGGCCAAGTGATCTTTGGTCAAATCTATTTTCAAACGAGCATCCCGCGCATATTCCGTATTCGGAAAACGACGAACAAGATTCTGAAGCGCAGCAAGCGCCTGACGAGTGACCTTCTGATCTCGCTCTACACCGGTGATCTGTTCATAGTATGAAATCGCAACTAAGTAGTATGCATATGCGACATCTTTGTTTCCGGGATGGAGTTCTACGAACCTCTCTGCTGCAAGTATCGCCTGATCGTATTGATTGCTTTGATAATAAGCAAATGAAGACATTAGCTGCGCTTTTGTTGACCAAACTGAATATGGATGCTGTCTCTCAACTTCATCGAATCCCTGAGCCGCCTGGAGATAATTTTCATTGTTAAGTGCAGCCAGTGCCTGATTGTATAATTCCTGAACAGGCCGTTCCACATATTCCGGTGCTTCATCGGAACTACAGGCTGCCAATGACACCAGAATCACCATATAAACTGCCAACAAGCTTTTCTGACCAACTGATTTCAACTTCGTAATTCCTTCATAATCCACAGGGTAACCTTCATATGGAGTTTTAGTATTTTAACTCAACAATATTATGTTGAAAAGTTAAGGTTGATTAATTCTTATCACAAAATATATGACAAAAATCGAAAAATCATTTGCGAATTGTGACAACTAATATGCAATAAATTTCAATTATTTTTATATATCAATAAACATAATTTATCATATTTATAATTTTTAAGTATTTTCTTTTCAGGCCCGAACGTGCTATATTACCTATAAGGGTAATGCGATTGTTTTATTTTCTCCTCCAAATGCATTCTTTATGCACTAAAGCGGATCGCAAAATTCTTGACCAATTGTTGAAACGAAGACGAAGACAGAGAGTTCGGGAAAGGTACCAAAAAATGGGAAAACTCGCAAAGAAAGTCGACAACCATGTCGGTGAGCGTATTCGCGAAAGACGTACAATGATGGGCCTGACGCAGGAGCATCTTGCGCAAGCTTTAAACATTTCTTATCAACAAGTGCAGAAATACGAAACCGGGGCAAATCGGGTTAGCGCTGGTAGACTTTTTGAAATTGGACAGCGACTGGAAGTAGATGTCGCGTTTTTCTTTGAAAATCTCGAACCTCTTGCTGCCTCTTCTCCACTGGAACATGGTGGTAAAAATCGCTCAACTATTGAACTTGTCCGCAATTATGGCGATATCAATGAAGCAGCTGTTAGATCCGCTGTTAGTGGGCTTATCAAAAGCCTGGCAGGAAAAGAAAGAAAACGCAAGTCTGCGTGATATAATAGTCTACAAAGGAAAAGGCACTGAAAATAACTTTCGTGCCTTTTTTGTTGACCAAGCCTAAATCTCTTCAGGGAATATCCGCTTTACGCAGTAATGGGTGCTGCCGCTTGTTGCGCCGGCCAGTGCGCTCCACCAACATTTCCAATTCGAACCGGTGCTTCCGTTGTATAACACCAGGCATCAGAATTTGCGAAAAGAGCCTGCAACAATTTATTGTTCAACGCATGTCCAGACCGAAATCCATAAAATTGGCCAACGATAGGTGCCCCAGCAAGGTACAAATCACCGACGGCATCCAGAGCTTTATGCCGGACAAACTCATCATCGTAACGTAAGCCCTCTTCATTCAAGATATCGGGGCCGCTCAAAACAATCGCATTGTCGAGAGAACCGCCCTTTGCCAACCCCATTTCCTTCAGTTTTTCAAAATCGCTTAAAAAACCAAAGGTCCTAGCCCGGCAAATTTCATTTTTAAACGTACCGTTTCTAAGGTTAAAGCTGCAGTTTTGCTTTCCAATCCGTGGGTTCTCGAAATCGATTTCAAATGAGACAGAAATATTATCGGCAGGCGCAAGCACTGCTTTCGCTCCCCCTTCCGACACTTCAACTTCCTTGAGGATCTTTATATACCGGCGAGCATCGCCTTGCTCGATTGTATCCGCACATTCGATCAAGAAAACAAATGGGGCAGATGAGCCATCCATTACGGGTACTTCTGGAGCATCCAGCTCTACAATCGCATTATCAATCCCACAACCTGAAAAAGCGGCCATCAAATGCTCTATGGTTGCGACTTTAACCCCGGCTTCATTCTCAACAGTCGTACACATAATAAGATCTGAAACCGCATCGAACCGTGCCGGTATCTCCGAAATTTCATCTGCAACATCAACCCGCTTAAAAACAATACCGGTATTAACAGGTGCCGGAATCAACTTCATATTGATTAAATATCCGCCATGAAGGCCGACACCGGTACAGCTAATGCTATTTCGCAGGGTTTTCTGATAAGCAACCATATTCCGCTAACTCTGAGTTATTGTAATAATTTTGTAGCATTAATCTACTAATGCTGCATCGCATATACAAATCACACTTTGTTACCGATTATTTCTTGAAAAATAGCTGATTGGCTCATCGAGGAAAATACTGCGATGCACAATTACCCTGCCCTTTACCAAGCAAAAAGGCCCTCCCAGCCTTTACTGCCGGAAGAGCCCGTATAACTTTATAGCCTTTAGTCAGCTGTACAGAAGCCTAATTAGCCTGCCGCCTCAAAAATGCCGGGATGTCCAAAAGGTCTTCATCTTCGCTTTTCTGACTGATTTTCATTGAAGACAGCGCCTCCTGGCGCGGCTCCACGGCTGGTGTAGCTGGCGCCGCTGGTTGTTTGGGCTCAACTTCACGATGAGCTGACGTTGTTGGTTCCTGGCGTACCGAACGCTCTGTTTGTTGCGCAATTTCTTGTTTCTTAGATCGACCAACACCGGTCATTCTTTCAAACAAACTTGGGCCTTTACGCTTTTTTGCAGGGTCAGCTGTTTCGGCTACCGCGTGATGGGCATCCGGATTAACCAGT
It includes:
- a CDS encoding outer membrane protein assembly factor BamD, whose protein sequence is MKSVGQKSLLAVYMVILVSLAACSSDEAPEYVERPVQELYNQALAALNNENYLQAAQGFDEVERQHPYSVWSTKAQLMSSFAYYQSNQYDQAILAAERFVELHPGNKDVAYAYYLVAISYYEQITGVERDQKVTRQALAALQNLVRRFPNTEYARDARLKIDLTKDHLAGKEMAIGRYYQSQDYPIGAINRYRVVIEEYQTTTHVPEALHRLTEAYLSLGITEEAQTAAAVLGYNFPGSEWYQDSYALLDANYLKPEADEDSWIVKAWTSIF
- a CDS encoding helix-turn-helix domain-containing protein — translated: MGKLAKKVDNHVGERIRERRTMMGLTQEHLAQALNISYQQVQKYETGANRVSAGRLFEIGQRLEVDVAFFFENLEPLAASSPLEHGGKNRSTIELVRNYGDINEAAVRSAVSGLIKSLAGKERKRKSA
- the lpxC gene encoding UDP-3-O-acyl-N-acetylglucosamine deacetylase yields the protein MVAYQKTLRNSISCTGVGLHGGYLINMKLIPAPVNTGIVFKRVDVADEISEIPARFDAVSDLIMCTTVENEAGVKVATIEHLMAAFSGCGIDNAIVELDAPEVPVMDGSSAPFVFLIECADTIEQGDARRYIKILKEVEVSEGGAKAVLAPADNISVSFEIDFENPRIGKQNCSFNLRNGTFKNEICRARTFGFLSDFEKLKEMGLAKGGSLDNAIVLSGPDILNEEGLRYDDEFVRHKALDAVGDLYLAGAPIVGQFYGFRSGHALNNKLLQALFANSDAWCYTTEAPVRIGNVGGAHWPAQQAAAPITA